The sequence GGGATAGCGATGTTCGCGATGCTGCTCACCCTGTGAGACAGGAAAGGCCGCCCTTCGTGGTGTACGTCACTTGGTGCGCGGACCCGTATCCGTGTGTGGCGCGGCCCTCATAGGCTGGCGCCATGTGGGTCTCCCTAGCGCTGCTGCTGCTCGGTGCACTGGCCGCCGTCGTGGCCCCGCGCCTGATGGCGCGGGCCGAGTGGCCGGAGCGAGAGCCCGTGGTGGCCCTGTGGGTGTGGCAGTGCGTGGTGGTCGCCGTGCTGCTCTGCTTCGGCCTCTCCATGACGTTCAGCGCCGCCGTGGCGTGGCAGGCGGTACGCGGCCATGTCTTCGCGCCCGCGCCGCACGCCGTCGTCGAGGCGTACGCGCTCGCGGGCCACGGGCCGTGGTCGGCGGTGATGGCGGTCCTGCTGGCCCTCGGCGGGGTGTGGACGGCCGCCATGCTGGCCCGGGTGATCCACCGCGCGCAGCTGCGGCGCAGGCAGCGGCGGGCCGAACTCCTGGTGCGCGCCCCCCTGATGCCCGGCGAGGAGCCCGGGAGCGGGCGGCTGGTGGTGCTGGAGGGTGAGCGCCCCGACGCCTGGTGGCTGCCCGGGGCCGCGCCCCGACTCGTCATCACCACGGCCGCACTGGGCCGGCTGAAGGGACGCCAGCTCGACGCGGTCCTGGCCCATGAGCAGGGCCATGCGCAGGCGCGGCACGACTGGCTGCTCAACTGCTCGGAGGCGCTGGCTTCCGGGTTCCCGCAGGTGCCGGTCTTCGCGGCCTTCCGCAACGAGATGCACCGGCTGGTCGAGCTGGCCGCCGACGACGTGGCCTCACGGCGCTTCGGCCGGCTGACGATCGCGCTCGCCCTGGTCGAACTCAACGAGGACCGGGGCGTGTTCGGCCCCTGCCCGACCGCGGACGCGGAGCTGCCGCAGCGGGTGAACCGGCTGCTGGCCCCGGCGGGCAGGCTCACCGCCGGGCGTCGGCTGCGGCTGACCGCCGCGGCGGCCCTGGTGCCCGTGGTACCGCTGCTGGTGGCTTTCATCCCGGGGCTCAGCGCCCTGAAGTAGCGCGCCCGCGCGTCCGTGAACCAGCGCTTCCGCTTTCCGGCGCGCTGCGATGGCCGCAGGGGGCGCTCGTCGGCGAGGATCGTGCCATGCACATCCCGTCGCTCTCCCCCGTCGGCCATGTCCGCACCGCCTCGCCCCTCGCTCGGGCGGGGGCCGTCTGCGCGGTGCTCGGCGGGGCGGTGACGGCCCTGGTCGTGGCCCGGTGGCGACCGCTGACGGACCTGGACCAGCGGGTCGCGGACGCACTGCACCGGCGGGCGGTGAGCGAGCCCGGCTTCGTCCATGTCAACCGGCTGCTGACGGACTGGCTCTGGGACCCGTGGACGTTCCGCGCCCTGATCGGCGTCGCGGTGGTGACCCTGTGGTGGCGTGGCGCACGGCCCCTCGCGGTGTGGGTCGCGGCAACGACCCTGCTCTCCGCACTGATCCAGCAGGGGATCAAGGCCGCCGTCGGCCGGGACCGGCCCCGGTGGGCCGACCCGGTGGACACCGCCTCGTACGCGGCCTACCCCTCGGGGCACGCGATGACCGCGACGGTGAGCTGCGGACTGCTGCTGTGGCTGCTGAACCGGTCCGGCACCCGGCCCCGGGTGTGGCGGGCAGCCGTCGGCGCGGCGGCCGTCTCGGTGCTGGGTGTCGGACTCACCCGGCTGTATCTGGGCGTGCACTGGCCGTCCGACGTGCTGGGCGGGTGGCTCCTGGGGGCGACGCTGGCGGCCTTCGCGGTCTGCGGCTTCGACCGGTTCCCGGGGCACGGCCCGGGGCCCGACCGGGCGCAGCGCCCCGGCCGGGGCCTCTGAACAGGCACCCTTGCCCCCTGTGGGCCGGTCGGCAAGGATCGATGCCATGCCGATCAAGGGTGCCCTCTTCGACTTCTCCGGGACATTGTTCCGGATCGAATCCGTCCGTTCCTGGCTCGCCGCGACCCTCGCCGAGCGGGGCGTGAGCGTGGACGAGCCCAACTTCGAGCGCTACGCGGCGGAGCTGGAGGCGTACGGCGCGCTGCCGGGCGGGCCCAACCCGCAGCAGATGCCCGACGGGCTGGCGGACGGGTGGGCGCACCGCGACGAGAGCGCGGAGCTGCACCGCGCGGTGTACACCGGTCTGGCTCGCCAGGTGGCGCTGCCCGATCCGGGACTGTACGACGCGCTGTACGACCGCCATCTGACCCCGGACGCCTGGCGCCCCTACCCGGACGCGGCGGAGGTGCTGGCCGGGCTGAGCGAGGCCGGCGTCCCGGTCGGGATCGTCAGCAACATCGGCTGGGACCTGCGGCCCGTCTTCCGGGCGCACGGTCTGGACCGCTATGTGGACGCGTACGTGCTGTCCTTCGAGCACGGCGTCCAGAAGCCGGACGCACGTCTCTTCCACACCGCGTGCACACTTCTGGGACAGGACCCGACGGATGTGGTGATGGTCGGCGACGACCGGCACGCCGACGGCGGGGCCGCGGCGCTGGGCTGCGAGGTGCGTTTCGTACGCCATCTGCCCGTGTCGGAGCGGCCCGACGCCCTACGGGAGCTCGGACTGACCGGGAAGGTTGCCTGAGACACATGTGAGAGATGTCCCTGACGCGCAATGGGTCGGATTGTCACATCGTGGCCTTAGCCTGGTAGGCATGTCCCCGACTCAGTGCCCGTCCGGTTCCGTACGCCCCGCAGCAGTGGTGAATGAAGACATTCGCGACCTGTGGCGGCGTTCGGGCGGCCACCTGTCCCCGGAGGACGAGGAGCAGTACCAGCAGCTGCTGGTCGAGTGGGCCGCGGCCACCCGGGACAGCGACAGGCCCGCCGCCTGAGCCGTCCCGGCTCCGGCGATCCCCTGCGTCGCCGGAACCGGGCACGGGCGGGGGTACAGCATGTCCCGTCGCGGCTGATCGGTCAATGAATTACCGCCGCTCACGAGGCCGTGGTACGGGGATCCGGGCCGGCGTCAGCCCTGCCCGAGGCGGTCCTCCTGGCGGGCCGCCGCCTCCAGGACACGGTCGAGCAGCCCGGGGAACAACGCTTCCAGATCCGCCCGGCGCAGCCCGTTCATCTTGGCGGTGCCCCGGTAGGTCTGCTGGACGATGCCGCTCTCCCGCAGCACCCGGAAGTGGTGCGTGCTGGTGGACTTGGTGACCGGAAGGTCGAAGCGGGAACAGGTGAGTTCGCCCTCGGCGGCGGCCAGTTCGCGTACGACGCACAGCCGCACCGGATCGGAGAGGGCATGCAGGACCGCCTCGATCCTGATGTCCTCGCGGGCGGGATGGGCCAGAGTGCGCACGCCCGCTGCCGGGTCGGTGGTGCTGGCGGGGGTCACGTCGCTCTCCGCATCGTCGCTCCGTATGAGGCTTCCATACTACGAGACTCGTCGTAGTTCATCCCCTCCCTGGCCTCGCCGGAGCCTGGCCGCACCGCCACGCGGGCGCTGCGGCGAGGCTGCGGCGGGCCGGCGCTACGAGGGACTCGTCAGGTGCGGGAAGCGGAATTCGGTGCGGCTGCGGAAGTCCTCCCCGGGGCGCAGGACCGTGCCCGGCTGGTCGGGGCGGTTGGGCGAGTCGGGCAGGTGCTGGGTCTCCAGGCAGACCGCGCCGTG is a genomic window of Streptomyces sp. NBC_00708 containing:
- a CDS encoding M56 family metallopeptidase; protein product: MWVSLALLLLGALAAVVAPRLMARAEWPEREPVVALWVWQCVVVAVLLCFGLSMTFSAAVAWQAVRGHVFAPAPHAVVEAYALAGHGPWSAVMAVLLALGGVWTAAMLARVIHRAQLRRRQRRAELLVRAPLMPGEEPGSGRLVVLEGERPDAWWLPGAAPRLVITTAALGRLKGRQLDAVLAHEQGHAQARHDWLLNCSEALASGFPQVPVFAAFRNEMHRLVELAADDVASRRFGRLTIALALVELNEDRGVFGPCPTADAELPQRVNRLLAPAGRLTAGRRLRLTAAAALVPVVPLLVAFIPGLSALK
- a CDS encoding phosphatase PAP2 family protein gives rise to the protein MHIPSLSPVGHVRTASPLARAGAVCAVLGGAVTALVVARWRPLTDLDQRVADALHRRAVSEPGFVHVNRLLTDWLWDPWTFRALIGVAVVTLWWRGARPLAVWVAATTLLSALIQQGIKAAVGRDRPRWADPVDTASYAAYPSGHAMTATVSCGLLLWLLNRSGTRPRVWRAAVGAAAVSVLGVGLTRLYLGVHWPSDVLGGWLLGATLAAFAVCGFDRFPGHGPGPDRAQRPGRGL
- a CDS encoding HAD-IA family hydrolase, which produces MPIKGALFDFSGTLFRIESVRSWLAATLAERGVSVDEPNFERYAAELEAYGALPGGPNPQQMPDGLADGWAHRDESAELHRAVYTGLARQVALPDPGLYDALYDRHLTPDAWRPYPDAAEVLAGLSEAGVPVGIVSNIGWDLRPVFRAHGLDRYVDAYVLSFEHGVQKPDARLFHTACTLLGQDPTDVVMVGDDRHADGGAAALGCEVRFVRHLPVSERPDALRELGLTGKVA
- a CDS encoding helix-turn-helix domain-containing protein is translated as MTPASTTDPAAGVRTLAHPAREDIRIEAVLHALSDPVRLCVVRELAAAEGELTCSRFDLPVTKSTSTHHFRVLRESGIVQQTYRGTAKMNGLRRADLEALFPGLLDRVLEAAARQEDRLGQG